The Labilibaculum sp. sequence TTCCCCATCAAAATATCTTGCAGCTGACTGGCAATACCTTCTGTACTTAAATTAAACAGACCTGCCTTGTAGCGATCAATCACGACATTTACTTCCGGAGCTCCTTCTTCAATATTGGTTGTTATATTTGTCAAATCGGGAACTTCAGTCAGAAGTTCCTTAATTTCGGCAGAAAGCTGTTCCAGAACTTTCATTTCCTTGCCTTTCACTTCAACTTCAATGGGAGCGCTTTCTGTTCCAATGGTCGATTGTAAAGCTGTTTCATCATGGATAATGGATATTTCCGCATCGGGAATATCACCAACCAATTGACTTACGTTTTCGAGTATTGCTTCCGATTGAGCAGTGTATTCGCTTTTTAAACGAATTTTTATGCTGGCGGTATTTTCATTTTGAAATACGGCTTTGTCGGCAGCAGAACTGCTTCCCGGACCAATTTGAGTGTATACAGTTTCGAAATAATCTCCCATAGATTGTTTCAGCATGGATTCGATGGCTTCAACTGTTTGAGAGGTTCTTTCCAGTTGAGTTCCTTCTTTCAATTGAATATCCAGACTGAATTCGCCGACTCCGCTTTTGGGTAAGTATTCATTTCCAACATAGGGCAAAATAAGTCCTGTCAGTACAATTAATAAACTTGCGGATCCAATTACCAGGCTTCGTTTGTTTAGTAAATTGGCCAGTAAAGTTCCGTACCAGCCTATTTTAACCGATTTGAATTTTACATTTTTTCCTTTTCCCTTGTAGGCATAATGAAACAACATGGGAATCATTAAAATTGCAACAAAAAGAGAGGCTATCAGCGAAAAAGCAACCGTCCAGGCCTGATCTTTAAAAAGTGCGCCGGATGCTCCGTGCATATACACAATAGGAAGAAACACAACAATTGTGGTAAGAGTAGAAGCTACAATTGCACCTCCAACTTCCGAAGTTCCTTCTATGGCGGCATCTTTCACCGAGAGCCCAAGCTCCATTTTCCGAAAGATATTTTCGATTACTACAATGGCATTGTCGACCAACATTCCGGCTCCTAATGCCAAACCGCCCAGTGTCATTACATTCAAACTTAATCCATTAAAATACATTAGATTAAAGGTGGCGATGATGGAGACAGGAATTGCAAAACTTACAATTGCGGTCACCTTTATTCTTCGCAAAAAGACAAAAAGAACCAAAATGGCGATGAGGACGCCAATTAAAGCGGTTTCTTCTACTTCATCAATTGCTTTTTGAATGAACTGACCTTGGTTTTGAACCACGATAAACTGATATCCAGGCAAGGCTTTACGGATAGAAACCATTGTTTTTTCGAAATCTTCAACTGCCTGAACTGTATTCGATCCCGTTTCTTTGTAAATAGACAAACCGATACATCTTTGGCCATTGATACGGACAATATTTTGTGCTTTTTTTGCCACAAAACTTACTTTAGCTACGTCTTTTAAAAGAATTGGGACTTTGTCTTTCACTAAAACCTGAGTGCCAGTATTTACAGGAGCAGACGATGAGGCCGAGGATTGTTTGGTTCCGACAATTATATTTTCGATTTCCTGAATGTTTCGGATTAAACCGGCACCTTTAATAATGTACTTGGTTCCCATCTCAACAATGCTTCCACCTGAAACATTTTGGTTCAGACTTTTTATTTTCTGTACAATCTGATCGATGGTTATTTTGTGGGCATCCAAAAGGTATTGGCTGGTTTCGATGCGCACTTCCTTTTCCTGTGTTCCGGTCAATTCTACCTCAGCGATTCCTTCCAAACGAATCAATTCGTTACGGATGTAATTTTCACCCACTTTTCGCAGCTCATCCATGTCTTTAATTTCCGGATGAAGCATTCCGATAATTAGAATGGGTGATGCATTGGGATCGTGTTGTGTAATGGTAAATTCATCAATTTCGGCATCCTGACTGTAGGCTGTTAATGCTTTTTGTAATTCCAAAAAAGCTTCATCCATATCACTCCCCCAGGAATATTCCACGGTTACCCGAGCCGAACCAACCATACAAACCGACGAAACCTGACTTACGCCTTTTTGTCGAATGGATTGTGCTTCAATGCTTTCTATAAATTGCTTTTCGATTTCTTCCGGAGGACGCTCGCCGGCTTTAATTTCCACAAATATGCGGGGTGCATTCATTTCCGGAAACAGGTCAACATTTAATTTGCCAAGGGACACGTATCCCAAAAGCAATATTCCCATAACAATCATGGAAACTGTTACCGGATAATTGACCGAAAATTGAGTTATTTTCTTCATTTTGAAAGCAATTTATAATTGAATGGCATAGCTTGCCATCAGGTATTGGATGTGAATTAAAATTTGTAGATCGATTATTTTACCACCTTTATTTTTGATCGGTTCCGAAGAGTTTCAAAGCCTTTTACTACCAGTCGGTCTTTTTTCTCTAATCCGGAAATTACCTGTACTTCGTTAGGATTTTCCAATCCAAATTCAATCACACGCTCTTCTGCCAAGCCTTTGTTTACAACAAAAACAGTGTTCCCTTTTTGTTTGTTCAGAATCACATCTTTCGGAATCACAATGGTCGAGTCGGCTCTTGCAACTACAATTTCAGCTTTCGCAAACATGCCGGGGCGCAGCAAAAGTTTAGAGTTGTCAATATTAATAACCGCTTTAAAAGATCTGGTTTCAGAATCGATAGCCGGCGATAATTGAGCCAGAACTCCGTTTAGTGTATCACCGGGAATCGTATAGTTGATAATGTTTACCGGTTGTCCTTTTTTGATCGAAGTCATGTTTTTTTCGGCCAAATTAATTTCCATATGCAGTTTGCTGTAATCCATGATACTTAGCATGTCCGATGAGGCTTCAACCCGTGTATTGTCGGTATAGTAGTTTAGGTTGGTAATGATTCCTGAAAATGGAGCCTTCACCTTTAATTTAGCTAATCGAAATATGGCGTCTTCGTAAGAATATTTGGCATTGATCAGGTCGATTTCAGCATTTTTTACTTCCGAAAGGGTAACGCCGCCTTTTTCATATAAGGATTGCTGCTTTTCGGATACTTGCTGAGATATCTCCAAACGAAGTTCCAAAGACTTGATTTTAATGTTGTTCTCGTATTCTTTATCTTCCAAAAGAATAACGTTGGTTCCCTCCTTAACGAAATCGCCCAAGGCAAATTGGCGGCCGGTTGCTGGATTGATCTGCAAGTGGTATTTTCCGGCTACTTCACTTTTTATTGCAACCGTTTTTATAGGATTCACGGTTCCTGTTGTGCTAATGAATTTTTCAATGCTCCTGGATGTAATTTCCTGGACGGATACCTGAACTGCGATGTCTTTGTTCAGATCAGTTTCCCGATCGTTACAAGCAGAAAATAGTACAATGCTTAAAATAAAAAATGCGGTTCGTTTCATATTTATGGACTTAGTATGGTATATCATGATTGAGTTTGTATTTATTCAATGATCAAATTTTCCTGCAATTCTTGTGGTACAAAGGATCTGTCGTTTTCAAAATCCCAAAGTGATTGTATTTTTAAATTCAATAACTCCAATTTATAATTGATTAAAGAGTTAGCCAGGTTCATTTTCTTTTCGGATAACTGATTTTGAAAGCGTTCTAAATCAATACTGGTTAAATCACCGTTTCGGTATCTCTCTAAATTAATATCATAAGTCAGTTCGGCATTTCTTTGGTTTTGCTTCGAGATTTCGATCTGTTGAATCAAATTTTGAAGATTCCTATATATTTTCCGAATGTTGATGGTGATGTCGTCACGCAGGCTGTTTTTATCTATTTCGCGGCTTTCTATTTCCAATTCGGCCGCTCTGATTCGTGCTTTTCTTTCTCCCCAATCAAATATTGGAACAGAAAAAGTGATTCCAACCCGCGGACTTTTGGTGGG is a genomic window containing:
- a CDS encoding efflux RND transporter permease subunit, coding for MKKITQFSVNYPVTVSMIVMGILLLGYVSLGKLNVDLFPEMNAPRIFVEIKAGERPPEEIEKQFIESIEAQSIRQKGVSQVSSVCMVGSARVTVEYSWGSDMDEAFLELQKALTAYSQDAEIDEFTITQHDPNASPILIIGMLHPEIKDMDELRKVGENYIRNELIRLEGIAEVELTGTQEKEVRIETSQYLLDAHKITIDQIVQKIKSLNQNVSGGSIVEMGTKYIIKGAGLIRNIQEIENIIVGTKQSSASSSAPVNTGTQVLVKDKVPILLKDVAKVSFVAKKAQNIVRINGQRCIGLSIYKETGSNTVQAVEDFEKTMVSIRKALPGYQFIVVQNQGQFIQKAIDEVEETALIGVLIAILVLFVFLRRIKVTAIVSFAIPVSIIATFNLMYFNGLSLNVMTLGGLALGAGMLVDNAIVVIENIFRKMELGLSVKDAAIEGTSEVGGAIVASTLTTIVVFLPIVYMHGASGALFKDQAWTVAFSLIASLFVAILMIPMLFHYAYKGKGKNVKFKSVKIGWYGTLLANLLNKRSLVIGSASLLIVLTGLILPYVGNEYLPKSGVGEFSLDIQLKEGTQLERTSQTVEAIESMLKQSMGDYFETVYTQIGPGSSSAADKAVFQNENTASIKIRLKSEYTAQSEAILENVSQLVGDIPDAEISIIHDETALQSTIGTESAPIEVEVKGKEMKVLEQLSAEIKELLTEVPDLTNITTNIEEGAPEVNVVIDRYKAGLFNLSTEGIASQLQDILMGKNAGKFEQGGEMNDITIQMPETSLSELNTLLLKSGDQEIPLYEVAHIEKSSSPKQMLRRNQTRIGKINADIRGEVAFDQVVDKINTKLATIELPQGYQVNLIGEEQKRQEALSNLSFALILSIILVYMVLASQFESLIHPFTILLTIPLAGVGAIWAFFLLGMPMNIMAYIGIIMLGGIAVNDSIILVDAINQFKEQGNSLRDSIIMAGENRIRPIVMTSITTILALLPLTIGFGESAALRAPMAIAVIAGLITSTLLTLVVIPCVYYIFDSMQSYFSKSENRTSNNTVK
- a CDS encoding efflux RND transporter periplasmic adaptor subunit, with the protein product MKRTAFFILSIVLFSACNDRETDLNKDIAVQVSVQEITSRSIEKFISTTGTVNPIKTVAIKSEVAGKYHLQINPATGRQFALGDFVKEGTNVILLEDKEYENNIKIKSLELRLEISQQVSEKQQSLYEKGGVTLSEVKNAEIDLINAKYSYEDAIFRLAKLKVKAPFSGIITNLNYYTDNTRVEASSDMLSIMDYSKLHMEINLAEKNMTSIKKGQPVNIINYTIPGDTLNGVLAQLSPAIDSETRSFKAVINIDNSKLLLRPGMFAKAEIVVARADSTIVIPKDVILNKQKGNTVFVVNKGLAEERVIEFGLENPNEVQVISGLEKKDRLVVKGFETLRNRSKIKVVK